In one window of Lynx canadensis isolate LIC74 chromosome B3, mLynCan4.pri.v2, whole genome shotgun sequence DNA:
- the IMP3 gene encoding U3 small nucleolar ribonucleoprotein protein IMP3 — MVRKLKFHEQKLLKQVDFLNWEVTDHNLHELRVLRRYRLQRREDYTRYNQLSRAVRELARRLRDLPERDPFRVRASAALLDKLYALGLVPTRGSLELCDFVTASSFCRRRLPTVLLKLRMAQHLQAAVAFVEQGHVRVGPDVVTDPAFLVTRSMEDFVTWVDSSKIKRHVLEYNEERDDFDLEA, encoded by the coding sequence ATGGTGCGGAAGCTTAAGTTCCACGAGCAGAAGCTGCTGAAGCAGGTGGACTTCCTGAACTGGGAGGTCACTGACCACAACCTACACGAGCTGCGCGTGTTGCGGCGTTATCGGCTGCAGCGGCGGGAGGACTACACGCGCTACAACCAGCTGAGCCGGGCTGTGCGTGAGTTGGCGCGGCGCCTGCGCGACCTACCCGAGCGCGACCCGTTTCGCGTGCGCGCCTCGGCCGCGCTGCTGGACAAGTTGTATGCTCTCGGCCTGGTGCCCACGCGCGGCTCACTCGAGCTCTGCGACTTCGTCACGGCCTCGTCCTTCTGCCGCCGCCGACTGCCCACCGTGCTCTTGAAGCTGCGCATGGCGCAGCACCTCCAGGCCGCCGTGGCCTTCGTGGAACAGGGCCACGTGCGCGTGGGCCCCGACGTGGTCACTGACCCCGCCTTCCTTGTCACACGCAGCATGGAGGACTTTGTCACCTGGGTAGACTCGTCCAAGATCAAGCGGCACGTGCTGGAGTACAATGAGGAGCGCGATGACTTCGATCTGGAGGCCTAG